The proteins below come from a single Juglans regia cultivar Chandler chromosome 12, Walnut 2.0, whole genome shotgun sequence genomic window:
- the LOC109008189 gene encoding coatomer subunit beta-1-like — translation MEKSCSLLVHFDKGTPAIANEIKEALEGNDLPAKIDAMMKAIMLLLNGETLPQLFITIIRYVLPSEDHTIQKLLLLYLEIIEKTDAKGRVLPEMILICQNLRNNLQHPNEYIRGVTLRFLCRLKETEIIEPLIPSVLQNLEHRHPFIRRSAILAVMSIYKLPQGEQILGDAPDMIEKVLLTEQDQSAKRNAFLMLFNCAQDRAINYLLTHVERVSEWGDMLQMVVLELIRKVCRTNRGEKGKYIKIIISLLNVPSTAVIYECAGTLVSLSSAPTAIRAAANTYCQLLLSQSDNNVKLIVLDRLNELKSSHRDILVDLIMDVLRALSSPNLDIRRKTLDIVLDLITPRNINEVVLTLKKEVVKTQSGELEKNGEYRQMLIQAIHSCAIKFPEVASTVVHLLMDFLGDSNVGSAVDVIVFVREIIETNPKLRVSIITRLLDTFYQIRSARVCSCALWIIGEYCLSLSEVGSGIATIKQCLGELPFYSVSEEEEATESSKKDKQVNSITLSSKRPAILADGTYATQSAASETAFSPPTLVQGSLTSGNLRTLLLTGDFFLGAVVACTLTKLLLRLEEVQQSKVEVNKESTQALLIMVSMLQLGHSSVLPHPIDNDSYDRIVLCIRLLCNTGDEIRKIWLQSCRQSFVQMLSEKQLQETQEIKAKAQISHAQPDDLIDFYHLKSRKGMSQLELEDAVQDDLKRATGEFVKDGDDANKLNRILQLTGFSDPVYAEAYVTVHHYDIVLDVTVINRTKETLQNLCLELATMGDLKLVERPQNYTLAPESSKQIKANIKVSSTETGVIFGNIVYETSNVHERTVVVLNDIHIDIMDYISPAVCGDVAFRTMWAEFEWENKVAVNTVIQDEKDFLDHIIKSTNMKCLTAPSALDGECGFLAANLYAKSVFGEDALVNVSIEKQADGKLSGYIRIRSKTQGIALSLGDKITLKQKGGS, via the exons ATGGAGAAATCTTGTTCTCTGCTCGTTCACTTTGACAAAGGAACACCTGCAATTGCAAATGAGATTAAGGAAGCTCTTGAAGGCAATGACTTGCCTGCCAAAATTGATGCGATGATGAAAGCGATCATGCTTTTGTTGAATGGTGAAACACTACCTCAGCTTTTTATTACAATTATTAGATATGTTTTGCCCTCAGAGGACCATACAATCCAAAAGCTTCTTCTGCTATATTTGGAGATCATTGAAAAAACTGATGCAAAGGGTAGGGTGTTACCTGAAATGATCTTGATATGCCAAAATTTGAGGAACAACCTTCAGCACCCAAATGAGTATATTCGTGGTGTAACTTTGAGGTTTCTTTGCCGCTTGAAAGAGACTGAAATAATTGAGCCACTGATCCCTTCTGTTTTACAAAATTTGGAGCACCGACACCCATTTATAAGAAGGAGTGCCATATTAGCTGTGATGTCGATATATAAGCTTCCTCAGGGTGAGCAAATTTTGGGTGATGCACCTGATATGATTGAGAAGGTTCTTTTGACAGAGCAGGACCAATCAGCTAAGCGGAATGCATTTCTCATGCTTTTCAATTGTGCCCAAGATCGTGCAATTAATTACCTTTTGACCCATGTTGAGAGGGTTTCTGAATGGGGTGATATGCTTCAGATGGTTGTGCTGGAGTTGATCCGAAAAGTGTGCAGAACTAATCGAGGTGAGAAGGGAAAGtacattaaaattattatatcctTACTGAATGTGCCTTCCACTGCGGTTATCTATGAATGTGCCGGGACACTTGTCTCTCTGTCATCTGCTCCGACTGCTATTAGAGCTGCTGCAAACACTTACTGTCagcttcttctttctcaaagtGACAACAATGTGAAGCTTATTGTGCTTGATCGGTTGAATGAGCTCAAGTCTTCTCATAGGGATATTTTGGTTGACCTTATAATGGATGTTCTAAGGGCACTTTCTAGCCCGAATCTTGACATCCGTAGGAAGACACTGGATATTGTTCTTGATCTTATTACTCCACGGAACATCAATGAGGTTGTTCTTACCTTGAAGAAAGAAGTTGTTAAAACTCAGAGTGGAGAGCTTGAGAAGAATGGTGAATACAGGCAGATGCTTATTCAGGCCATTCATTCTTGCGCAATTAAGTTCCCAGAAGTTGCAAGCACAGTGGTACACCTATTGATGGATTTCTTGGGTGACAGCAATGTTGGCTCCGCTGTTGATGTGATTGTTTTTGTTCGAGAGATAATTGAAACCAACCCTAAACTTAGGGTTTCAATAATAACAAGGCTGTTGGATACTTTCTACCAGATCCGATCTGCACGTGTCTGTTCCTGTGCTCTTTGGATCATTGGAGAGTATTGCCTGTCGCTTTCTGAAGTTGGAAGTGGCATTGCAACCATTAAACAGTGCCTTGGAGAGTTACCTTTCTACTCTGTttcagaagaagaggaagctaCCGAATCTTCTAAGAAGGATAAGCAAGTGAACTCCATTACTCTTTCTTCCAAAAGACCAGCTATCCTCGCTGATGGCACATATGCGACCCAGAGTGCGGCCTCTGAAACTGCTTTTTCTCCTCCTACACTTGTTCAAGGATCCTTGACATCTGGGAATCTTAGAACCCTGCTTCTCACTGGTGACTTTTTTCTTGGGGCGGTTGTGGCCTGTACACTGACTAAGCTTCTTCTGAGGTTGGAAGAGGTACAGCAATCTAAAGTTGAAGTGAATAAGGAATCTACACAGGCATTGCTGATCATGGTCTCTATGCTGCAATTAGGACATTCTTCGGTTCTTCCTCACCCAATCGACAATGATTCTTATGATAGAATTGTCCTCTGCATAAGGTTGCTTTGCAATACTGGTGATGAGATCAGAAAAATATGGTTGCAATCCTGTCGTCAGAGTTTTGTCCAAATGCTCTCAGAAAAGCAACTCCAGGAAACACAAGAAATAAAGGCGAAGGCACAGATATCTCATGCTCAACCAGATGACCTAATTGACTTCTACCATTTAAAGAGCAGGAAG GGTATGAGCCAACTGGAGTTAGAAGATGCGGTGCAAGATGATCTTAAGCGTGCAACTGGAGAGTTTGTAAAGGATGGGGATGATGCAAATAAACTTAACCGCATTCTCCAACTCACTGGTTTTAGTGATCCAGTGTATGCTGAAGCTTATGTGACTGTTCATCATTATGATATTGTTCTTGATGTTACAGTTATCAATCGAACTAAGGAGACCTTGCAGAATTTGTGCTTGGAGTTGGCAACTATGGGTGACCTTAAACTTGTTGAACGTCCACAGAATTATACACTAGCTCCTGAATCAAGCAAACAAATAAAGGCCAACATCAAAGTTTCCTCAACTGAGACTGGAGTCATTTTCGGGAACATAGTTTATGAGACTTCAAATGTACATGAGCGAACAGTGGTTGTGCTGAATGACATTCATATAGACATCATGGATTACATCTCTCCTGCAGTTTGTGGTGATGTAGCTTTTAGAACAATGTGGGCAGAATTTGAGTGGGAAAACAAG GTTGCTGTCAACACTGTAATTCAAGATGAGAAAGATTTCCTTGATCACATTATCAAATCAACCAACATGAAGTGCCTCACGGCACC GTCAGCACTGGATGGGGAGTGTGGATTCCTGGCAGCCAACTTGTATGCAAAGAGTGTATTTGGAGAGGATGCGTTGGTGAATGTGAGCATAGAGAAACAGGCTGATGGTAAGCTGAGTGGCTACATCAGGATAAGGAGCAAGACACAGGGGATTGCTCTCAGTTTGGGGGATAAGATTACTCTCAAGCAGAAGGGTGGAAGTTGA